The stretch of DNA GGGCAAAACATCATTGATAAATCCCTGTCCACTAAAGCCTGGATTAACGGTCATCACCAGGGCAACATCTATCTCTTTTAGAACAGGATAAATTTTATCCAGTGGGGTTGGCGGATTGATAGATACACCGGCTTTTACTCCCCTATCCTTTATCTTCTGAATATTTAACATCAGGTCATCTGTAACTTCGGCATGAAAGGTGATTAAATCCGCACCAGCATCAATAAACTTATCAATAAATTTATCCGGATTAGTAATCATCAGATGAACATCAAAGAAAAGATTACTCTTTTTGCGAAGATTTGCGACGGCATCTGGTCCAAAGGTAAGATTATCGACAAAATGTCCATCCATAATGTCCCAATGTAACCAATCGGCAACATCTTCTATTTTTTCTACCTCGCTGGCTAATTGACTGATGTCAGCTGATAATATTGAAGGTGCTATCTTTATCATCTTAATCAAAATCATACCATAATTTAATGTTTTTGTCAACCTTTTTGCTAAAATTAAAACGAAAGGAAAAACGAAAAAGTTTATAAGAATTAAAAATAACTCTTGACAAATCCCTCTGGATGTAGTATAATATAATTAGAGGTTTCAAGAGCAATAAAAACGAAACTAAAAACGAAAGATAAATTGAAAGGAGTAAGTAAGATGACACACCAGGTTACTTCAACAAAACCAGAAGCTTTGACGATAAAAATTACTGAAGATGGGCTAAAGGCTTTTATGACTATTAATTCCAACAATTGCCATCAGCTATCTTTAGACTTAAATTCCATTCTGCAAAGATTAAATAAACAAGGGATAAAGTTTGGGATAAAAGACCTGGTGATTAAAACTATACTACAAGATAAAATCTATAATCGCTCGATATTAGTTGCCGAAGGAATCCCACCGCAAGCAGGTAAAGAT from bacterium encodes:
- the rpe gene encoding ribulose-phosphate 3-epimerase, producing MIKIAPSILSADISQLASEVEKIEDVADWLHWDIMDGHFVDNLTFGPDAVANLRKKSNLFFDVHLMITNPDKFIDKFIDAGADLITFHAEVTDDLMLNIQKIKDRGVKAGVSINPPTPLDKIYPVLKEIDVALVMTVNPGFSGQGFINDVLPKIEQLNKIITQKKLNLDLEVDGGINLETGAEVVKRGANVLVAGSFVYGAQDPVEAIKSLKNRNRSSYISKV